A window of Fibrobacterota bacterium contains these coding sequences:
- a CDS encoding class I SAM-dependent methyltransferase, producing MMFGTREAFAYFECAACGCLQIAEIPENMARHYPERYYSYSSTGPTEPQPAWKRYLKSARTRRALEGRGLLGRLAMPFVQVPAWAEQWFKPAGISQGSSILEAGCGQGHLLRQLASWGFTRLTGVDPFVASDLAYPDGVRVWRKRLDEMGGRFDMVMMHHAFEHMPDPHGTLAAASVLLAPGGSILLRIPLASSEAYRTYREDWVQLDAPRHLYLHTRKSLEIAAGRAGLLIEHAAYDSTGFQFWGSEQYRKGIPLFSPESYAVDPAKSPFSSDEILRYEERAAALNARLEGDQACFMLRRS from the coding sequence ATGATGTTCGGCACCCGGGAAGCCTTCGCGTATTTCGAATGCGCCGCCTGCGGATGCCTCCAGATCGCGGAAATCCCGGAAAACATGGCGCGGCATTATCCCGAGCGATACTACTCCTACTCTTCCACCGGTCCGACCGAACCGCAACCCGCCTGGAAACGATATCTCAAGTCCGCCCGGACCCGGAGGGCCCTGGAGGGCCGGGGTCTTTTGGGAAGGCTGGCCATGCCCTTCGTGCAAGTTCCCGCCTGGGCAGAGCAGTGGTTCAAGCCCGCGGGGATCTCCCAAGGCTCATCCATACTGGAGGCGGGATGCGGTCAAGGGCATCTCTTGAGGCAGTTGGCTTCCTGGGGATTCACCCGTCTTACCGGCGTCGATCCCTTCGTGGCGTCCGACCTCGCCTACCCTGACGGGGTACGGGTATGGCGGAAGCGTTTGGATGAAATGGGCGGCCGATTCGATATGGTGATGATGCACCATGCCTTCGAGCATATGCCCGATCCGCATGGCACACTGGCAGCGGCATCCGTCCTGCTCGCGCCCGGAGGTTCGATCCTCCTCCGTATTCCCCTCGCTTCTTCGGAGGCCTATCGTACCTACCGGGAGGATTGGGTCCAACTCGATGCCCCCCGCCATCTCTATCTGCATACGCGCAAGAGCCTGGAAATCGCCGCCGGGCGCGCGGGCCTTCTTATCGAACACGCGGCTTACGATTCCACCGGTTTCCAATTCTGGGGCAGCGAGCAATACCGGAAGGGCATCCCGCTGTTCTCGCCCGAGTCGTATGCGGTTGATCCTGCGAAATCACCCTTCAGCTCCGATGAGATATTACGCTACGAGGAGCGCGCCGCGGCCCTCAACGCGCGTTTAGAGGGAGATCAGGCCTGCTTCATGCTCAGGCGGTCGTAA
- a CDS encoding SLBB domain-containing protein, translating to MNVRIALGWIAALLVLSPPRSHALEIPAEMRQRLLGEMEGKTKEPLMEGEAPDNSIDPDTYIVGGGDGFRISIVGLPSKEYFPVVDPNGNLYDSDLGFIALGRIPLSKALKIIQDRVRASLKRNYDVYVALKKAKRVNVTVTGLVNVAGSYQLPGTHRVLDAIRAANNGNLPVISKSDYRRVTVRNRDSVKTYDLVRFFSKQDLSQNPYLYPGDNVNLDPIDAKVYVSGEVLEPVVGWVAVVPGESLADLLSILNLKQSSDSNAILVQKADSPSHRSLKRVSIKEASGFILHPNDLITVGSREDFPRPDTVQVTGEVKRPGTYPVLSAQSSLRDIIALAGGSTEQADVERTVIIRHRRSEKLLPQNEESDRLMSYGAKGSLAGGLRSVRPEMTASINDLQTLADYTLVRSGELDSQAALQDGDEIFVPRQDPFVYVSGNVVSPGAYPYVKGQEMDDYVKKAGGYTDKADTKNQFMLASYHGLSQIRDSGKPLQGDIIVVPASIEYKQFLNVVLPIIQLVPAVLSILVTLVVLGKK from the coding sequence GTGAACGTACGTATCGCGCTGGGTTGGATCGCCGCCCTCCTCGTTTTATCTCCGCCGCGTTCCCATGCCTTGGAAATCCCCGCCGAGATGCGCCAACGCCTTTTGGGCGAAATGGAGGGCAAAACCAAAGAGCCGCTTATGGAAGGCGAAGCCCCCGACAACTCCATCGACCCGGATACCTATATCGTCGGAGGCGGGGACGGGTTCCGCATTTCCATCGTGGGCCTGCCCAGCAAGGAATACTTTCCCGTCGTCGATCCCAACGGCAACTTGTACGACAGCGACCTGGGCTTTATCGCATTGGGCCGGATTCCCTTGTCCAAGGCCCTTAAGATCATCCAGGACCGCGTGCGCGCGAGCCTGAAGCGGAATTACGACGTCTACGTAGCCCTCAAGAAGGCGAAGCGGGTCAACGTGACCGTGACCGGCCTGGTGAACGTGGCCGGCAGCTACCAGCTTCCCGGCACGCATCGCGTGCTGGACGCCATCCGCGCGGCCAACAACGGGAACTTGCCCGTCATCTCCAAATCCGATTATCGCAGGGTGACCGTGCGCAACCGCGATTCGGTAAAGACCTACGATCTGGTGCGCTTCTTCTCGAAGCAGGATCTTTCCCAAAACCCCTACCTCTATCCCGGCGATAACGTGAACCTCGACCCCATCGACGCCAAGGTATACGTCTCGGGCGAGGTGCTGGAACCGGTCGTGGGTTGGGTCGCGGTGGTGCCGGGGGAATCCCTGGCGGACTTGCTCTCGATCCTCAACCTCAAGCAATCCTCGGATTCCAATGCCATCCTGGTGCAAAAGGCGGATTCGCCTTCCCATCGTTCCCTGAAGCGGGTCTCGATAAAGGAGGCCTCCGGTTTCATCCTTCACCCCAACGATCTGATCACGGTCGGTTCCCGCGAGGATTTCCCCCGGCCCGATACCGTGCAAGTGACGGGGGAAGTGAAGCGGCCCGGAACCTATCCGGTCCTCTCGGCGCAATCGTCCCTACGCGACATCATCGCATTGGCCGGGGGATCCACCGAGCAGGCGGATGTCGAGCGCACCGTGATCATCCGTCATCGCCGCAGCGAGAAGCTGCTCCCGCAGAACGAGGAATCGGACCGGCTCATGTCCTACGGCGCGAAGGGTTCCCTGGCCGGAGGCCTGCGCTCGGTTCGCCCGGAAATGACCGCATCCATCAATGATTTGCAGACCTTAGCCGATTACACCCTGGTGCGGTCCGGCGAATTGGACTCCCAGGCCGCCCTGCAGGACGGGGACGAGATCTTCGTACCGCGGCAGGATCCATTCGTATACGTGAGCGGAAACGTAGTAAGCCCCGGGGCCTACCCCTATGTCAAAGGCCAGGAGATGGATGATTACGTGAAAAAGGCGGGCGGGTACACGGATAAGGCGGATACCAAGAACCAGTTCATGCTCGCCAGCTACCATGGCTTATCCCAAATCCGCGATTCGGGTAAGCCTCTCCAAGGCGATATCATCGTGGTCCCGGCCAGCATCGAATACAAGCAGTTCCTCAACGTGGTGCTGCCCATCATCCAATTGGTGCCCGCGGTCTTAAGCATACTGGTAACCCTTGTCGTACTGGGTAAAAAATAG
- a CDS encoding oligosaccharide repeat unit polymerase yields the protein MTWLMLAVLAATLVTAFRPGFDLLSPSRIYICVYALLLAFYHLNLSRLQTPWSLTSNLLFYGASALFLAGGLWVWIAGKSKNPDWRLDFTAVRDALRRDSETVDWPWFRRVYAICILGFLISFGVSMAIVGGLPAFMKDPDDARIKFFSATQITNYGIFLGPISLMLGMVLLWFSNPSRAGRRWILASLAFVLVLYMSIVTRYDLFRFLIFSVVLYHYGRKPLRFRHVLVGLFLGAIVFFAAFLIRVNTSSMETFNEMIQVKMPKHLAWASNIYAYLANDFWNYDFAVTRYVDGDRHYPLQYGLGLFRALLWNLHLEGPLDDAFHFDTLYNESAARIKGLNTVVYVWHFYKDFGIAGALLLPLAAGLLAWKFYFNTMLTPTIFRVGIWGILAGVVALSYHTPLWELWFLYLNLLVFFIAHRRVKIT from the coding sequence ATGACCTGGCTGATGCTCGCGGTGTTGGCGGCGACCCTGGTCACCGCCTTCCGACCGGGCTTCGACTTGCTTTCGCCGTCGCGGATTTACATCTGCGTCTACGCCCTGCTTCTCGCCTTCTACCATCTCAATCTCAGCCGCCTGCAAACGCCTTGGTCGCTCACAAGCAACTTGTTGTTCTACGGGGCATCTGCCCTTTTCCTCGCGGGAGGATTGTGGGTTTGGATCGCGGGTAAGTCCAAAAACCCGGATTGGCGGCTGGATTTCACCGCCGTCCGCGATGCCCTCCGCCGGGATTCGGAAACCGTGGATTGGCCCTGGTTCCGTCGCGTGTACGCTATTTGCATCCTGGGCTTCCTGATCAGCTTCGGCGTGAGCATGGCCATCGTAGGGGGCTTGCCCGCCTTCATGAAGGATCCGGACGACGCCCGCATCAAGTTCTTTTCGGCCACCCAGATCACCAATTACGGGATCTTCCTCGGGCCCATCAGCCTCATGCTCGGCATGGTACTGCTTTGGTTTTCGAATCCGAGTCGGGCGGGCCGTCGCTGGATCCTCGCCTCCCTGGCCTTCGTACTCGTACTGTACATGTCGATAGTTACGCGTTATGACCTGTTCCGGTTCCTGATTTTCTCCGTCGTCCTGTACCACTACGGAAGGAAGCCGCTCCGATTCCGCCATGTGCTCGTGGGATTGTTCCTGGGAGCCATCGTCTTTTTCGCGGCCTTCCTCATCCGGGTGAATACCTCGTCCATGGAGACCTTCAATGAAATGATCCAGGTCAAAATGCCGAAGCACTTGGCCTGGGCGAGCAACATCTACGCGTACCTGGCCAACGATTTCTGGAACTATGACTTCGCCGTCACGCGATACGTGGATGGGGATCGCCATTATCCCCTGCAATACGGTTTGGGCCTGTTCCGCGCGCTGCTATGGAACCTCCATCTGGAAGGGCCCTTGGACGATGCCTTTCACTTCGATACGCTCTATAACGAGTCGGCCGCGCGGATAAAAGGGCTTAACACGGTGGTCTACGTGTGGCACTTCTACAAGGACTTCGGGATCGCAGGCGCATTGCTGCTGCCGCTGGCGGCGGGCCTGCTCGCGTGGAAGTTCTATTTCAACACCATGCTGACCCCAACGATTTTCCGCGTGGGGATTTGGGGCATCTTGGCCGGCGTGGTGGCCCTCAGCTACCATACTCCGCTTTGGGAGCTTTGGTTTCTCTACTTGAACCTGCTGGTCTTCTTCATCGCCCACCGCAGGGTGAAAATCACTTAG
- a CDS encoding flippase, with the protein MSSRPPASAKRNFAFTAAFTAVNILSPLITFAYVSRILGPTLTGRINMATALASYFALMAASALPIYGAREIARVRNDPERLRRVFSELIALNLAFTGIAIVLYGSCLLLPGRIRSEWPLYAAAGLLVLANCVSMDWFFQGLEEFPSVLARNLSTKIVAFLLIVLLVRRGQDYIYVVVIGAAAAAAYNLWGLGSALRKVSLRFRDIHPLSHLRPLALLGVVWLLTNAYVYLDGVLLGFLAGEHALGLYSAAIRVTRTSYIVVFALTMAILPRITAFLESGRREDYAALGQKSIRTVFFICFPIYGILTALAPRIVGVLAGPEFLAAGATLRYTLPLLPLAGFTNWLGLQILFPRGDERALLFSSATGAAVNLALNLILIPRFAENGAAWSAVATEACAGLVLLAFARKRPSEFRYWDAHATLYLALGVLAGGVAWAVSYRVGRDVAAAFAGGLAGTAFYLGALWLGKDPLAREMTGMAGRRWKAALGSTVPPPGGV; encoded by the coding sequence GTGAGTTCCCGCCCCCCCGCATCCGCCAAGAGGAATTTCGCCTTCACCGCGGCCTTCACCGCCGTGAACATTCTCTCCCCTCTGATCACCTTCGCCTACGTTTCCCGGATCCTGGGGCCGACCCTGACCGGGCGCATCAACATGGCCACCGCCCTTGCTTCCTATTTCGCCCTGATGGCCGCCTCCGCCCTACCCATATATGGGGCGCGGGAGATCGCGAGGGTCCGGAATGATCCGGAACGCTTGCGTCGCGTTTTTTCCGAACTGATCGCACTCAATCTGGCTTTCACGGGCATCGCCATCGTCCTATACGGGTCCTGCCTGCTGCTTCCGGGCCGCATCCGTTCCGAATGGCCGCTTTACGCCGCGGCGGGGCTCCTGGTCCTCGCCAATTGCGTGTCCATGGATTGGTTTTTCCAGGGGTTGGAGGAATTCCCTTCCGTCCTGGCGAGGAACCTGTCCACCAAGATCGTAGCCTTCCTGCTCATCGTCTTACTGGTCCGCCGCGGCCAGGATTACATCTACGTGGTCGTCATCGGCGCCGCGGCGGCTGCGGCATACAATTTATGGGGACTGGGCTCGGCGCTACGCAAGGTCTCCCTACGCTTCCGTGACATCCACCCTTTGAGCCATCTTCGGCCTTTGGCGCTGCTGGGGGTGGTCTGGCTTCTGACGAACGCCTATGTGTACTTGGACGGCGTCCTCTTGGGATTCCTGGCCGGGGAACATGCCTTAGGGCTTTATTCGGCCGCCATCCGCGTGACCCGCACGTCTTACATCGTGGTCTTCGCCCTGACCATGGCGATCCTCCCCCGCATCACCGCCTTTCTCGAATCGGGACGCCGCGAGGACTACGCCGCCCTGGGCCAAAAATCAATCCGCACGGTTTTCTTCATTTGCTTCCCCATCTATGGCATCCTGACCGCGCTGGCACCGCGCATCGTGGGCGTCCTGGCGGGTCCGGAATTCCTGGCGGCGGGGGCCACCCTGCGGTATACCCTGCCTCTGTTGCCCTTGGCGGGATTCACCAACTGGCTCGGCCTCCAGATCCTTTTCCCGCGCGGGGATGAACGGGCCCTATTGTTCTCATCCGCAACGGGCGCAGCCGTCAATCTAGCGCTCAACCTGATCTTGATTCCCCGATTCGCCGAGAACGGGGCCGCTTGGTCGGCGGTGGCCACGGAGGCATGCGCCGGCCTGGTACTGCTCGCGTTCGCGCGCAAGCGCCCCTCGGAATTCCGCTATTGGGACGCGCATGCCACGCTCTACCTCGCCCTAGGGGTTCTGGCGGGCGGCGTCGCATGGGCGGTTTCTTACCGCGTGGGCCGTGACGTGGCCGCGGCCTTCGCCGGCGGGCTGGCGGGAACGGCATTCTACTTGGGGGCGCTGTGGCTGGGGAAAGATCCGCTGGCGCGCGAAATGACCGGGATGGCAGGCCGGCGATGGAAGGCCGCCCTAGGGTCAACCGTTCCCCCGCCTGGAGGGGTGTAA